The following DNA comes from Neovison vison isolate M4711 chromosome 13, ASM_NN_V1, whole genome shotgun sequence.
TCCAGTTCTCCTCTGTTTTTGCAGGTGCACCCCTCCCAGTCCAGCCTCAGGATGGCACTGCCTCCCAGCCCCCTGGCTATGGAATATGTCAATGACTTTGACTTGATGAAGTTTGAGGTAAAGCGGGAACCCTCTGAGGGGCGATCTGGCCCCCCAACAgcctcactgggctccacaccCTACAGCTCAGTGCCTCCTTCACCCACCTTCAGTGAGCCAGGCATGGTGGGGCCTACGGAGGGCCCGAGGCCAGGCCTGGAGGAGCTGTACTGGCTGGCCACGTTGCAGCagcagctgggagctggggaggcACTGGGGCTGAGTCCTGAGGAGGccctggagctgctgcagggTCAAGGTCCAGTCCCTATGGAGGGGACCCACAGCTACTACCCAGGGAGCCCGGAGGAGACAGGGGCCCAACATGCCCAGGTGAGTGATCAATGTGTTGGTCTGAGGGGTGGCAGGGTGAGGGAGAACAGcccaagaaggaaaggagaattccTGGACAGAGTTATGGATTGGGGAAGAGACAGAaggcaggagaaaggaagggcCCTTGAAAGAAAATCAGGTAGAGGAAactaccttctgccccctcccctttttccAAATGGAGAGAAATGAGTAGTCCCaaccaggaggaagagggagaaggttAGAAGAGTACCAAAAGGGGAGAGCTGAGAATTAATGGGGAGCAGTTCTTTACGAGGAGGTAAATATACTCCCATCTGTGGAAACCAGGGAAAGAATTGTGTGTGGAATGGAGTTCATACTGTGGGAACGGGAATAAGGTTGGCCTTTTCAAACATCGTGCTTCCCCAGCCCCCAATCTTCTCAGGAAGGATTGGGACTCATCCTATTAATTATAGACACAGATGGGGGTGTTGAGGGCTTTAGGATGTAATCCAAATCCCTTAAGGGTCACAGGGTTGCGGCCTTCAGGACAGGGGAGAGAGGTGCATTGGTAGGCGGGGTCCGCCTCGGCGCGTGTCCACTGGACACTAAAAGTGCCTGGAACCTAACGCTAAGCACAGCGCAGGAACGGCGCGGGTTCCAGACGTGCGACTGGCTCGCCCGACCGTGGGAGGCGGGGCCTGCGGCGCGGGGCAGACACAAAGGGGCGCGCGTTCCCCAGGGAGGAGGGGCTTGTCGGGACCTGGGGCGGGGTCTGGACTGCGAGGTGGATATGGTGCGCCGGCGAGCATCCGGTAAGGCGGGGGCCGAAGGCGGAGCTTCCCGGGGGCGGGGCAGTCCCACCCGCGACACGAGGTTGGAGCTGGGCGGGGCCCCGCGCTGACCCGCTCCCCGCCCGCTCCCTCTGCAGCTGGCCGAGCGGTTTTCGGACGCGGCGCTGGTGTCGATGTCTGTGCGGGAGCTCAACCGGCAGCTGCGGGGCTGCGGGCGCGACGAGGCCCTGCGGCTGAAACAGAGGCGCCGCACGCTGAAGAACCGTGGTTACGCGCAGGCCTGTCGCTCCAAGCGGCTGCAGCAGCGGCGCGGGCTAGAGGCCGAGCGCGCCCGCCTGGCAGCCCAGCTGGACGCGCTGCGGGCCGAGGTGGCCCGCCTGGCCAGGGAGCGTGACCTCTACAAGGCTCGCTGTGACCGGCTGACCTCGAGCGGCCCTGGGGCCggggaccacgcccacttcttCCTCTGAGCAGCTAGGGGCCTCGGAGTGGTGTCGTAGGAGGGTGGGGGGCACCACCCAGGAGGCCACTGTACCGTTCACTAGATGGTTACTGAGCGCCTTCTGGCGCCAGACACTCCGTGGTGTGACTATACATAAATATCCCCGAACTTCCTGGCCCCTCAGGGCATGCTCCGAGGTTAGATGCTGGTCATtttctgggagagaagtctaaTCACGCAGGCAGCCCAGAGCACCCTCCAACTCCCGTTCCACCCCACGTGACCAGGACGCTGCGATCTGGAGGAGCCAGTGCCGGCCACTGTGTgtgagggggagggtggggaggtgtGGCTGATAGCTGGGTAACAGTGAATGGGAGGCGAGGGAGGGGTGTGACTCCCCCTCAGTTTAGATTTTAATTCAAGGTTTTCAACCTGTAGTGCATTAAGGTGGTAATTAGCAATGAAGCCATGTTTTCCTTCCGAGGCTTGTAACTCCCCATTTTAGGACGACTGCATTTTCAAGATTTCAgttaccaacagcaagacagtcTAGGAACTCTATCCAAGAAGCTTTCCTCCTACCCAACCCGGTGGCCTCCAGGGCCCAGAGCAGCAAACGCCTGAGGAGCTTTGGGAGTGTTTGGTGTGGGCTGGGAGAGACCCCTGGGCAGGAGTCTGGGGACCTGGGtgccagtcccagctctgccatgggATACCTCTGTCACCTTGAGAAAACCACTTGCTTCCCTGGTTTTTGTTACCTCCTCCAATCCTGGGCTGGATGACTTCTAACACCTTTACAGTTTTGGTATCTCCTTGGTGTGGGGCCCCAAGAGTCTCCCCAAGTAGCCCCCAGGAGAACCTCACCAAAGGGACTTCCTGTCCTGCTCCTGCTTCCTGATTGCAGCCTGGTCAGTGGAGGAGCCCACACACCGGTC
Coding sequences within:
- the NRL gene encoding neural retina-specific leucine zipper protein, translating into MALPPSPLAMEYVNDFDLMKFEVKREPSEGRSGPPTASLGSTPYSSVPPSPTFSEPGMVGPTEGPRPGLEELYWLATLQQQLGAGEALGLSPEEALELLQGQGPVPMEGTHSYYPGSPEETGAQHAQLAERFSDAALVSMSVRELNRQLRGCGRDEALRLKQRRRTLKNRGYAQACRSKRLQQRRGLEAERARLAAQLDALRAEVARLARERDLYKARCDRLTSSGPGAGDHAHFFL